In the genome of Streptomyces sp. NBC_00259, the window GACCTCGGCAGCGGGGTCGTGCTCATCCGGCTGCCCGCGGCGAGGGCCGGAGGACCGGCCGGTGCGGAGCCCGCCGACGGCTGACCGTCGTACAACATGCCGGAGGGCCCGGCTCCGCGATCACTCGCGGGGCCGGGCCCTCCGGTTCGTACAGCCGCTGATCAGGCCTCGAAGACCTCGGCGACCAGCTGAGCCTGCTCCGCCTGGTGCCGCTTGGCCGAGCCGACCGCCGGGGAAGAGCCGTGCGGCCGCGAGATGCGGCGCAGGCGCTCGCCGTGCGGGACGTCCGCGCCGACCGCGAGGTCCAGGTGGTCGATCAGGTTGAGCGCGATGAACGGCCAGGCACCCTGGTTCGCCGGCTCCTCCTGGGCCCACAGGTACTTCTCGGCGTTCGGGAACTTGGCGATCTCCTCCTGGAGCTCGGCACCCGGCAGCGGGTACAGACGCTCGAGGCGGATGATCGCGGTGTCGGTGGAGCCGCGCTTCTGACGCTCGGCCTCCAGGTCGTAGTAGACCTTGCCGGAGCAGAAGACGACCTTGCGGACGGCCGTCGGGTCCACCGTCTCGTCGCCGATCACCGGGCGGAAGCCGCCGGTGAGGAACTCCTCCGCCTTGGACGCCGCGGCCTTCAGACGCAGCATCGACTTCGGGGTGAAGACGATGAGCGGCTTGTGGTGCGGGTTGTGGACCTGCCAGCGCAGCAGGTGGAAGTAGTTCGACGGCAGCGTCGGCATGGCGACCGTCATGTTGTTCTGCGCGCACATCTGGAGGAAGCGCTCCGGGCGGGCGGACGAGTGGTCCGGGCCCTGGCCCTCGTAGCCGTGCGGCAGGAGCAGCGTGACGCCGGAGGTCTGGCCCCACTTCTGCTCGGCCGAGGAGATGAACTCGTCGACGACGGTCTGCGCGCCGTTGACGAAGTCACCGAACTGGGCCTCCCACATGACCAGCGCTTCCGGGCGGGCCAGCGAGTAGCCGTACTCGAAGCCCATCGCCGCGTACTCGCTCAGGAGCGAGTCGTAGACGTTGTAGCGGGCCTGGTCCTCGGCGAGGTAGAGCAGCGGGGTGTAGTCCTCGTTGGTCTCCTGGTCGACGAGGACCGCGTGGCGCTGGCCGAAGGTGCCGCGGCGGGTGTCCTGGCCGGCGAGCCGGACCGGGGTGCCCTCCATCAGCAGCGAACCGATGGCCAGGGTCTCGCCCATGCCCCAGTCGATCGTGCCGTCCTCGACCGAGGCCGCGCGGCGCTGCAGCTGCGGCATCAGGCGCGGGTGGACGGTGATGTGGTCCGGGACGTTGACCTGGGACTCGGCGATCCGCTTGACGATCTCCTGGGAGACCGCGGTGGTCACCGACACCGGGAACTCGGCCTGCGCGTCCGGGACATGGGCCGGGGCGGGCTGGCTGGTGGCCTCGCGGACCTCCGCGAAGACCTTCTCCAGCTGGCCCTGGAAGTCCTGGAGCGCCTGCTCGGCCTCTTCCAGCGTGATGTCGCCACGGCCGATCAGCGACTCGGTGTAGAGCTTGCGCACCGAGCGCTTCTTGTCGATCAGGTTCACCATCTGCGGGTTGGTGAACTGCGGGTTGTCGCCCTCGTTGTGACCGCGGCGGCGGTAGCAGATGAGGTCGATCACGACGTCCTTGTTGAACGTCTGGCGGAACTCGAAGGCGAGCCGCGCCACCCGGACGCAGGCCTCCGGGTCGTCACCGTTCACGTGGAAGATCGGCGCCTCGATCATGCGGGCCACGTCCGTGGCGTACATGGAGGAGCGGGACGACTCGGGAGCCGCCGTGAAGCCGACCTGGTTGTTGATGACGATGTGGACCGTGCCGCCGGTGCGGTAGCCGCGCAGCTGCGACATGTTGAGCGTCTCGGCGACCACACCCTGGCCCGCGAAGGCCGCGTCACCGTGCAGGGCGACCGGCAGGACGGTGAAGTCCGTGCCGCCCTTGTTGATGATGTCCTGCTTGGCGCGGACGACGCCCTCCAGGACCGGGTCGACGGCCTCGAGGTGCGACGGGTTGGCGACCAGGCTGACCTTGATCTGCTCGCCGTCGAGGCCGGTGAAGGTGCCGTTGGCGCCCAGGTGGTACTTCACGTCGCCGGAGCCGTGCATCGACTTCGGGTCGAGGTTGCCCTCGAACTCGCGGAAGATCTGCGCGTACGACTTGCCGACGATGTTCGCCAGGACGTTCAGCCGGCCGCGGTGGGCCATGCCGATGACGACCTCGTCCAGGCGGGACTCCGCCGCGGAGTCGATGACCGAGTCGAGCAGCGGGATGACGGACTCGCCGCCCTCCAGCGAGAAGCGCTTCTGGCCGACGTACTTCGTCTGCAGGAAGGTC includes:
- a CDS encoding multifunctional oxoglutarate decarboxylase/oxoglutarate dehydrogenase thiamine pyrophosphate-binding subunit/dihydrolipoyllysine-residue succinyltransferase subunit; translated protein: MSSQSPSNSSTSTDQDGQGKNPAAAFGPNEWLVDEIYQQYLQDPNSVDRAWWDFFADYKPGGTAAAGSAAAGVAEPTKPAAQGTTQTPSTAQAPAPAAPAAQAPAPAAPAAPAQPAAAPQAAAPAAAPAPSAAQAPAPAAAPAKPAAAAPAAKAAAPAAAEGPELVPLRGPSAAVAKNMNASLELPTATSVRAVPVKLLFDNRIVINNHLKRARGGKISFTHLIGYAMVQAIKAMPSMNNSFAEKDGKPTLVKPPHINLGLAIDLVKPNGDRQLVVAAIKKAETLNFFEFWQAYEDIVRRARSNKLTMDDFTGVTVSLTNPGGLGTVHSVPRLMPGQSVIMGVGSMDYPAEFQGTSQDTLNKLGISKVMTLTSTYDHRVIQGAASGEFLRIVANLLLGEDGFYDDIFEALRIPYEPVRWLKDIDASHDDDVTKAARVFELIHSYRVRGHVMADTDPLEYRQRKHPDLDITEHGLTLWDLEREFAVGGFGGKSMMKLRDILGVLRDSYCRTTGIEFMHIQDPKQRKWIQDRVERQHAKPEREEQLRILRRLNAAEAFETFLQTKYVGQKRFSLEGGESVIPLLDSVIDSAAESRLDEVVIGMAHRGRLNVLANIVGKSYAQIFREFEGNLDPKSMHGSGDVKYHLGANGTFTGLDGEQIKVSLVANPSHLEAVDPVLEGVVRAKQDIINKGGTDFTVLPVALHGDAAFAGQGVVAETLNMSQLRGYRTGGTVHIVINNQVGFTAAPESSRSSMYATDVARMIEAPIFHVNGDDPEACVRVARLAFEFRQTFNKDVVIDLICYRRRGHNEGDNPQFTNPQMVNLIDKKRSVRKLYTESLIGRGDITLEEAEQALQDFQGQLEKVFAEVREATSQPAPAHVPDAQAEFPVSVTTAVSQEIVKRIAESQVNVPDHITVHPRLMPQLQRRAASVEDGTIDWGMGETLAIGSLLMEGTPVRLAGQDTRRGTFGQRHAVLVDQETNEDYTPLLYLAEDQARYNVYDSLLSEYAAMGFEYGYSLARPEALVMWEAQFGDFVNGAQTVVDEFISSAEQKWGQTSGVTLLLPHGYEGQGPDHSSARPERFLQMCAQNNMTVAMPTLPSNYFHLLRWQVHNPHHKPLIVFTPKSMLRLKAAASKAEEFLTGGFRPVIGDETVDPTAVRKVVFCSGKVYYDLEAERQKRGSTDTAIIRLERLYPLPGAELQEEIAKFPNAEKYLWAQEEPANQGAWPFIALNLIDHLDLAVGADVPHGERLRRISRPHGSSPAVGSAKRHQAEQAQLVAEVFEA